AAACTCGGCATGCTCCCCGATCCTGCTTCCCTTGAAACAGGGGATCCATTGATCCCCCTCCGCATATTCTATCTGGAATTCCTGGACGCGCGGGGCGTAGGCCTCTTCGATCACAGCGCGATTGACACGGCACGGCCGTTGGAGATCCACTTCCAGCCACGCGGCATGGGTGCCGGCATCCGTCGCCCAACGGGTCTCAGGATTATCATCCACCGCCATTTGTGGTCCAAATTGTGTCACCCGCTTTTGAAAAACATTTGAGGCTTTGGCCGGTTTTCCCGCGCTGAGCGCTCCGCTGAGGCTGGGCACGGCGACTGGTGGAATATCGAAGGCCTGCCCTTCCACCGTCAGTTCCAGCACCGTCACTAGTGGGTCGCGCTGTTCTGGAGGCAGATTCACGGCAAGATGTGTGTTGGTTTGCTCGATTTTAAGGTCACCCCCTGTCCGCACCACAGCCGCCAGGACCTTTTGATTGATAGGGGGAAGAACGAGCGGTCCCTGCTGAGGCCAATTGAAAATGAACACGTAAATCTTGTTGTCTTTGCAGGTTGAAGCCACCCACGAGCCGGGTTTGAACGGACCGCCGCGTGTCCCATACACCCCATCGCCGTATTTTTTCAGCCACGCACCGATTTCTCTAAGCCGTTCCACTTGGCGGGGCTCAATTTGGCCGTCCGGCATGGGCCCCACGTTGAGGAGCAGGTTGCCATCCCCACCCACCGTGCGCAGAAGAATCTGCAGGCACTGACTGAGGCTTTTGAGTTCGTCATTCGGTTTCCACGCCCACTGGCGACAAATTGTCATACAAGTTTCCCAGGGACGCTCCCGGTTGAAAGTGCCGACGCGCTGTTCGGGTGTATCAAAATCGCCCACGAAATCGGGCCCCTCCGTGTTTCCTTCCATGCCCCGGCGACCTTTGTCCACGCGATTGTTGATGAGAATATCGGGCTGGAGGGTGCGAATGTGCTTGTACAGCGCCAGGCCATGGGCGTGCGTCCAGGGTTCTTCCCATTCCCCGTCGAACCACATGACTCCCAGCGGTCCATATTTTCGGATGATCTCGGCTGTCTGGTTGTGGAGGTACTGAACATAGCGCTCCATATTGGGATTGGGCTTACGCGTTCGGCCGCCGGGGGAACCCAGCGGGTAATCGGGATGGTACCAATCACAGATAGAGTGATACGTGCAGAACACGAT
This is a stretch of genomic DNA from Thermogutta terrifontis. It encodes these proteins:
- a CDS encoding alpha-L-fucosidase; its protein translation is MRLGYALVFLGLMACAKGMGIFSPPCLAEESQFEWTPPPESLARWRAMRFGMFIHWGPVSIKGTEIGWSRGAQVPIEEYDNLYKQFNPVNFNADEWVAIAKEAGMKYLVITSKHHDGFCLWDSEYTDYDIMSTPFKRDVLKELSEACRRQGIVFCTYHSICDWYHPDYPLGSPGGRTRKPNPNMERYVQYLHNQTAEIIRKYGPLGVMWFDGEWEEPWTHAHGLALYKHIRTLQPDILINNRVDKGRRGMEGNTEGPDFVGDFDTPEQRVGTFNRERPWETCMTICRQWAWKPNDELKSLSQCLQILLRTVGGDGNLLLNVGPMPDGQIEPRQVERLREIGAWLKKYGDGVYGTRGGPFKPGSWVASTCKDNKIYVFIFNWPQQGPLVLPPINQKVLAAVVRTGGDLKIEQTNTHLAVNLPPEQRDPLVTVLELTVEGQAFDIPPVAVPSLSGALSAGKPAKASNVFQKRVTQFGPQMAVDDNPETRWATDAGTHAAWLEVDLQRPCRVNRAVIEEAYAPRVQEFQIEYAEGDQWIPCFKGSRIGEHAEFRFSEVMAQRFRLNILKATEGPTIGEFQLFGREQK